One window of Microcoleus vaginatus PCC 9802 genomic DNA carries:
- a CDS encoding site-specific integrase → MKLLRLGQATPLCHSTFNQISNHFVTDVYRLFLGIAWYTGERPGAILKMDVNHIYQNPVTRQPREKVIYPAANRKDKQTRELDINWNLKLLLKAYQPPESGFLFPSLYRADKHLSSQAVDKAFRRAVKKAGLEHQGFSLYSARRGFITRLNEQGCDIKLIQRATGHRSLSSLVRYIEVSEAQLKNAIDNF, encoded by the coding sequence GTGAAACTTTTAAGACTAGGACAAGCTACGCCGCTTTGTCACTCGACTTTTAACCAAATCAGCAACCATTTTGTAACAGATGTTTACAGATTATTCTTAGGAATTGCGTGGTACACTGGGGAAAGACCAGGCGCGATATTAAAAATGGATGTTAACCACATCTACCAAAACCCTGTAACACGTCAACCGCGCGAAAAAGTTATCTATCCGGCTGCTAATCGCAAGGACAAACAAACGCGCGAACTAGACATCAACTGGAATCTTAAATTACTACTAAAGGCTTACCAGCCGCCGGAATCAGGCTTTTTATTCCCTTCTTTGTATCGCGCTGATAAGCATTTGAGTTCCCAAGCTGTAGATAAAGCTTTTAGGCGGGCGGTTAAGAAAGCTGGCTTAGAGCATCAAGGATTCTCGCTTTATTCGGCGCGGCGCGGGTTCATCACTCGGTTAAATGAGCAAGGATGCGATATTAAATTAATTCAACGCGCAACAGGTCACAGAAGTCTATCTTCATTGGTGCGCTATATCGAAGTGTCAGAAGCTCAACTCAAAAATGCAATTGATAATTTTTAA
- a CDS encoding tail fiber domain-containing protein: MSKITNLGPPVALTDSDIPTSIARDAEVATQIAAHVAASSPHGAQNFTLSTKAIGLSLGIIQSSNPVNTCGFEVQATNSDSAAFLSFHRPGFFGCHMGLSADNQLKIGGWSYGTASYNIWHQAYGTPVWQTPSDATLKENIRPIPSALQLILECKPVSFRYNKIIRNQKDFFGDTFQRDKIHYGFLADEVPLQDLVSRRENGFLGLDYLEFIPFLCRAIQEMHVQITELKTQLKDA; encoded by the coding sequence ATGAGTAAGATCACAAATCTCGGCCCGCCTGTAGCGTTGACTGATTCTGATATTCCAACGTCGATCGCCCGCGACGCTGAAGTAGCGACCCAAATAGCCGCACACGTAGCCGCGTCCAGTCCCCACGGCGCGCAAAATTTCACCCTTTCCACCAAGGCAATAGGACTAAGTTTAGGCATCATTCAAAGTAGTAACCCTGTTAATACTTGTGGCTTTGAAGTGCAAGCCACTAATAGCGATAGTGCCGCTTTTCTATCTTTTCACCGTCCCGGGTTTTTTGGCTGTCATATGGGCTTGTCTGCTGATAATCAACTAAAGATTGGCGGCTGGTCATATGGCACCGCTTCCTACAATATTTGGCACCAGGCTTACGGAACGCCTGTCTGGCAAACCCCCAGCGATGCGACCCTCAAAGAAAATATTCGGCCGATTCCTTCAGCACTACAGTTGATTCTTGAGTGCAAACCCGTAAGCTTTCGTTATAACAAAATTATTCGCAATCAAAAAGATTTTTTTGGCGATACTTTTCAGAGAGATAAAATTCATTACGGCTTTTTGGCTGACGAAGTACCACTACAGGATCTAGTCAGTCGGCGAGAGAATGGTTTTTTAGGATTAGATTATTTAGAATTCATTCCTTTTCTATGTCGTGCCATTCAAGAGATGCACGTTCAGATTACTGAGCTAAAGACACAGCTTAAGGATGCCTAA
- a CDS encoding HU family DNA-binding protein, giving the protein MNKGQLIDAVAEKASVTKKQADAVLSAGFEVIMETVSGGEKVTLVGFGSWEARERKARECRNPKTGEKMEIPATTIPAFSAGKQFRDAVSHQ; this is encoded by the coding sequence ATGAACAAAGGACAATTAATTGATGCAGTAGCAGAAAAGGCCAGCGTAACGAAAAAGCAGGCAGATGCCGTGTTAAGTGCCGGCTTCGAGGTAATTATGGAAACTGTCTCCGGTGGCGAGAAAGTAACTCTGGTAGGTTTCGGCTCTTGGGAAGCGAGAGAGCGGAAAGCTAGGGAATGCCGCAACCCCAAGACCGGGGAGAAGATGGAAATTCCAGCAACTACAATTCCTGCATTTTCAGCAGGCAAGCAGTTCAGGGATGCTGTAAGTCACCAGTAA
- a CDS encoding IS110 family transposase translates to MLQIIGLDISKASVSACLILGKVDEPKEFYYHYNFHKFNATAHGISELLALIGVENLASTIAIMEPTGINYQILWGTQLARAGVEVRLVGHKELRSFREHHLSLPDKDDDADALALAIYGWDYQTNPRRFVQMRDRTIVEIRRLVLRLAHLNRIQSPIINRARQDLAWQFPEAALIKSLRSGEKVPLLWGWLCSQRQSVKYDLLYERSIGLGITDEVRRHAARICDLQREEMAIEFELSKLVGEAQFLPYRKVFARFGFGRRVEALLLSQIFPIENYLAADGKPDVKIRTGRRSGKPTKRHLSLRRFCKALGYAPSQESSGDLQKSKVVGGSDLCRKALWQWVFTRLEVQRCRMANNIGDRLGEIMDAEKLSGRPVRLVRSRVAAKAVKLLFKELVRELVRSQSPNQKLLE, encoded by the coding sequence ATGCTGCAAATTATTGGGCTAGATATCAGTAAAGCCTCAGTTTCCGCTTGCCTAATTTTAGGAAAAGTGGACGAGCCAAAGGAATTTTACTATCACTACAACTTCCACAAATTCAACGCTACAGCGCATGGAATTTCAGAATTGCTCGCCCTAATCGGAGTCGAAAATTTAGCCAGCACGATCGCAATAATGGAGCCCACGGGCATCAATTACCAAATCCTTTGGGGAACCCAACTCGCCCGCGCCGGGGTAGAAGTGCGCTTAGTCGGTCACAAGGAATTAAGAAGTTTTCGCGAGCATCACCTATCGCTGCCGGACAAAGACGACGACGCCGACGCGCTGGCACTGGCGATTTATGGTTGGGATTATCAAACTAACCCACGTCGGTTTGTGCAAATGCGCGATCGCACAATCGTAGAGATTCGCCGCCTAGTCCTGCGGCTCGCGCACCTCAACCGCATACAAAGCCCCATTATTAATAGGGCAAGGCAAGATTTGGCTTGGCAATTCCCAGAAGCGGCACTGATTAAATCGCTGCGGTCTGGCGAGAAAGTGCCGCTGCTTTGGGGATGGCTTTGCAGCCAGCGGCAGTCTGTAAAATACGATCTACTTTATGAGCGGTCGATCGGACTGGGAATCACGGATGAAGTCCGCCGCCACGCCGCCCGAATTTGCGATTTGCAGCGAGAAGAAATGGCGATCGAGTTTGAGCTTTCCAAATTGGTGGGCGAGGCGCAGTTCTTGCCCTACCGCAAAGTTTTTGCCCGATTCGGTTTTGGTCGCAGAGTCGAGGCGCTGTTACTTTCCCAAATCTTCCCAATCGAAAATTATCTTGCTGCCGACGGCAAACCCGATGTCAAAATTCGCACTGGTCGGCGATCGGGCAAACCTACCAAGCGGCATTTGTCTCTTCGGAGGTTTTGCAAAGCCCTGGGCTACGCGCCATCCCAGGAAAGTAGTGGCGACTTGCAAAAGTCTAAAGTTGTCGGCGGCAGTGATTTGTGCCGGAAAGCCTTATGGCAGTGGGTTTTTACTAGACTTGAAGTTCAACGCTGCCGTATGGCTAACAACATCGGCGATCGGTTGGGGGAAATCATGGATGCAGAAAAACTCAGCGGCCGGCCGGTGCGACTTGTGCGATCGCGCGTGGCAGCAAAAGCAGTCAAGCTGCTGTTTAAAGAATTGGTTCGCGAGCTTGTTCGCTCCCAAAGCCCAAACCAAAAATTACTAGAGTGA
- a CDS encoding CHAT domain-containing protein, giving the protein MIRTRITQRYQQQLLTCTWVVSLGLLLFSPAATGQPITPSPDGTGTAVNASGNQFNINGGQLSKDGTNLFHSFQQFGLKDGQIVNFISQPNIRNILGRVVGGDASYINGLIQVIGGSSNLFLMNPAGIVFGSNAQLNVPGSFLATTATGIGFGNNWFQAVGVNEYAMLIGTPSILNFGTAQPGAIANFGQLRVPNGQTLALIGGTVFSPGTLSAPSGQIAIASVPGENLVRISQAGHLLSLEISPSSNLDSASVPLSPLTLSQLLTGGSNNATGVTVNSDGSVQLTNSDLRVEAGDVAIADTQVTGANQKVAVSAQTATVSAARNLTLANRQLQTTGDLKLQAGEIVRIRDSAANSFVTNAGGNLAVQGDRQIDIQARNHSQSLLSADGRITLTSNGTVSGDALFRAGSDFSIATLQGSPGNLASSGGSTIVSGGNVSFGNYAGASLGVQAEGAIAVGDLAITSASSDRPQLVLTAGNLPTPLAGNSTLAPASSSPASIQVGNIAIAGSVFLGAANSIQAASITSNGGDLALVASGDIAVENLNTSTLTGNAGNITLYSTGGSINTSASTLNASSIVGNGGSIFLYGTNAIAAGGITTSSFLGNGGKVTLYGEGNISAGNIDTSGITAAEISLLSNRGAIDTGASTLNATGSSGGGNISLNAYGNIATGNIVSSGGNITLSSQAGAIGVGELNSGSGSAGGDVGLVAFGSIAAGNIASNGGSISLNSLSFNNSSISARNFDSSSNRGVGGAIKLKAGGGDTGGDIVTGNITSGGGRIYVLSESAGFNAGNSTLNSSYSGGVGGQIKVNAGPVTLGNVISGGGSIELSILGEVNVSGVINSSSSTGKGGAIEIYGTDVSVRDIISGDSAIGFRNEPLGGITLDIGALNSTSAQGRGGNIEIRGGRLTTVGNITSGGSAILLEAESSLSTTGDRIDSSTSAGVGGNILLRSYEDMTVAGSILSGGGNINLLSSDGSINAKNSFLTSVAPMGIPDGNITLQALGAIAPGTILSYEGTIRLATSSNDPNSIDTSGSRLISLTDPTLVLGSPPLDMWRGLGFGSGGYAPSVPPEPPALAALAPPAIQFPAIAPLGSGVSQPDTPTPTPTLGLTPTLPPEMGVVEPLEFPSSGLAPTLPAERGVPEPLRLPTITPLVPTLANSDAIPTAAATVPVSVQVSNTQPGNPNTLAAQQLSQLNGDRNREPQNLASLTPSAAQCLTEEQLLGQQPGLPLQTAPKDYSKAIACYQQNLELARLSRDPAREGYALNNLGATYYAIGDYEKAISYHQQRLAQAESRADLLGKGQAFIGLGAAYGAIGNYKKAIEYYQQSLEVAHSLKSADLEASVLRNLGLLYYAQKDYKKAVEYQEQSLAIAKQQRDRRGEALALSNLGLVHYSLTDYAKAIDDHKQSLAIASALGDRFVQGRVLENLGIAYYAVKNYRQAIESHQQSLAIARELSDRHAEGRALTNLGDALYKAKQPAEAIKVLFSAIEIWESLRSNLENNDLNLVSIFETQETSYSTLQEVLANQNQPKKALEITERGRAQAFVRLLTNRFSSQSGQATLKSSETQIKPLDIQEIQQIAKEQNSTLVSYSIIKEVGEADGQRKLQDSELYIWVMQPTGKIEFRRISLKRLVEEQTSLKALITQGRCFIPSCLENKQLSQPATNPTGTMPIGEQRFLYPSLQELYQLLIEPIADLLPQDPASRITFIPHESLFLVPFAALQDSSGNYLIEKHTILTAPSIQVLSLTKKQQQLASGKGALVVGNPTMPSVAFTTNQPPQQLSSLPHAETEAIAIAQLLNAEPLTGDKATKLAVLQQIERSRIVHLATHGILDDVEGLGVPGVIALAPSKGDSGLLTASEIFNLRLNAELVVLSACNTGRGRITGDGIIGLSRSFIAAGVPSVVVSLWSVTDQSTADLMAEFYRQMQLTPDIAQALRKAMLVTLVKHPNPVDWAAFTLIGEAEKR; this is encoded by the coding sequence ATGATTAGAACAAGAATAACTCAAAGATATCAACAGCAACTGTTGACTTGTACTTGGGTGGTATCTTTAGGTTTATTATTGTTCTCACCTGCCGCTACAGGACAGCCAATTACTCCGTCTCCCGATGGCACAGGAACTGCTGTTAATGCCTCCGGCAATCAATTTAACATCAACGGGGGACAGCTCTCAAAAGACGGCACTAATCTCTTTCATAGCTTTCAGCAGTTTGGACTCAAAGACGGTCAAATTGTTAACTTTATTTCTCAGCCAAATATCCGCAACATTTTAGGGCGAGTTGTGGGTGGCGATGCTTCTTATATTAACGGTTTAATTCAAGTAATAGGCGGTAGTTCTAACTTATTTTTGATGAATCCGGCGGGGATTGTTTTTGGTTCTAACGCTCAACTCAACGTGCCTGGTTCCTTCTTGGCAACGACAGCAACCGGCATCGGATTTGGCAACAATTGGTTTCAGGCAGTTGGCGTTAATGAATACGCTATGCTGATAGGAACGCCAAGCATTTTAAATTTTGGTACAGCTCAGCCAGGGGCGATCGCAAATTTCGGTCAACTGCGCGTACCTAACGGGCAAACGCTAGCTTTAATAGGCGGAACAGTTTTCAGCCCCGGTACTTTGTCAGCACCGTCCGGGCAAATTGCGATCGCATCGGTGCCCGGAGAAAACTTAGTCCGCATTTCTCAAGCAGGGCATCTGCTGAGTTTAGAAATTTCCCCCTCTTCTAATCTAGATTCTGCTTCTGTGCCGTTGAGTCCCCTCACCCTGTCCCAACTGCTCACAGGAGGTAGCAACAACGCTACAGGCGTTACAGTTAACAGCGACGGAAGCGTACAGCTCACAAATTCAGACTTGCGGGTAGAAGCTGGCGATGTGGCGATCGCCGATACTCAGGTAACAGGTGCGAACCAAAAAGTAGCAGTGTCTGCTCAAACGGCTACAGTGTCAGCCGCGCGTAACCTGACCCTAGCAAACAGGCAACTACAAACAACCGGGGACTTGAAATTGCAAGCGGGGGAAATTGTCCGTATCCGCGACAGCGCGGCTAACTCTTTTGTTACTAATGCGGGTGGAAACCTAGCCGTACAGGGCGATCGCCAAATAGACATCCAGGCGCGCAATCACTCCCAAAGCTTACTGAGCGCTGACGGCCGCATCACACTTACCAGTAACGGTACTGTATCCGGTGATGCCCTCTTCAGAGCTGGCAGCGATTTCTCAATTGCCACACTTCAAGGTAGCCCCGGCAACTTGGCAAGTTCAGGCGGTTCTACGATCGTCTCAGGCGGAAACGTCTCTTTTGGTAATTACGCAGGCGCTTCTCTGGGAGTGCAAGCCGAAGGCGCGATCGCAGTCGGCGATCTCGCTATCACTTCCGCATCTAGCGATCGACCGCAGTTGGTTTTAACGGCTGGCAACCTACCCACTCCCCTCGCTGGAAACAGCACTCTAGCACCCGCCAGTTCTTCACCTGCCAGCATTCAAGTTGGCAATATCGCGATCGCAGGTTCAGTTTTTTTAGGCGCTGCAAACAGCATTCAAGCAGCATCCATTACTTCAAATGGCGGAGATCTGGCGCTGGTAGCGTCCGGGGACATCGCAGTGGAAAACCTGAATACTTCCACTTTAACGGGCAATGCCGGCAATATTACCCTCTACAGCACGGGGGGAAGCATTAATACGAGCGCCAGCACCTTGAACGCTTCCTCGATTGTCGGTAACGGTGGGTCAATTTTCCTATATGGGACAAACGCGATCGCCGCGGGTGGAATTACAACCTCTAGCTTCCTTGGAAACGGAGGCAAAGTCACCCTTTATGGAGAAGGCAACATCAGTGCCGGCAACATCGACACTAGCGGAATCACGGCAGCCGAGATCAGCTTGCTTAGCAATCGAGGTGCGATCGACACCGGTGCCAGCACTCTGAACGCGACTGGTAGCAGCGGAGGGGGTAACATCTCTCTCAATGCTTACGGGAATATAGCAACGGGAAATATTGTCTCTAGCGGTGGCAACATTACCCTCAGCAGTCAAGCAGGTGCGATCGGCGTCGGCGAGCTCAACTCTGGCAGCGGCAGTGCAGGTGGCGATGTAGGGCTTGTGGCATTTGGTAGCATTGCAGCCGGCAACATTGCCTCAAACGGTGGCAGTATCAGCCTCAATAGTCTCAGCTTCAACAACAGCAGCATCAGCGCCAGAAATTTTGATTCGAGTTCTAACAGAGGAGTGGGAGGCGCGATCAAACTCAAAGCTGGTGGGGGTGATACTGGGGGTGACATTGTGACTGGTAATATAACCTCCGGTGGCGGTCGCATTTATGTGTTGAGCGAAAGCGCCGGCTTTAACGCTGGCAATAGTACCCTAAATTCCAGCTATAGCGGTGGAGTTGGAGGCCAGATCAAAGTAAATGCAGGGCCTGTAACTCTTGGAAATGTCATTTCTGGAGGTGGCTCGATCGAGTTATCGATCCTAGGCGAAGTCAACGTCAGTGGGGTAATAAATTCAAGTTCCAGCACGGGGAAAGGTGGCGCAATCGAGATTTATGGAACCGATGTTAGTGTCAGAGATATTATTTCCGGCGATAGCGCGATTGGTTTTCGGAATGAGCCACTTGGGGGAATCACGCTCGATATTGGCGCTTTAAATTCTACATCTGCCCAAGGGAGGGGTGGCAATATTGAGATTAGGGGGGGTCGTTTAACTACTGTAGGCAACATAACTTCTGGGGGTAGCGCGATTCTCCTTGAAGCAGAATCCAGTCTTAGCACCACCGGAGACAGAATAGATTCGAGCACGAGCGCAGGAGTTGGCGGTAATATTCTACTCCGCTCCTACGAAGACATGACTGTAGCGGGTTCTATCCTTTCTGGAGGGGGCAACATCAATTTGCTTAGCTCTGATGGCAGTATTAATGCCAAAAACAGCTTCCTCACCTCTGTCGCTCCGATGGGTATACCAGATGGAAACATCACTTTGCAAGCCTTGGGCGCGATCGCTCCCGGTACTATCCTCAGCTATGAGGGTACGATTCGCCTCGCTACTAGCAGTAATGACCCCAACAGCATTGATACCAGTGGCAGCCGATTAATATCTCTGACCGATCCTACCCTTGTTTTGGGCAGTCCACCATTAGATATGTGGCGAGGTCTCGGCTTTGGGAGTGGTGGGTATGCTCCCAGCGTACCCCCAGAACCACCAGCACTCGCAGCACTCGCACCACCTGCGATTCAATTCCCTGCGATCGCACCTCTAGGCTCAGGTGTATCGCAACCAGATACTCCTACTCCTACCCCTACCCTTGGGTTAACTCCCACGCTGCCACCAGAAATGGGCGTGGTAGAACCATTAGAATTTCCTTCCTCTGGGTTAGCTCCTACGCTGCCCGCAGAAAGGGGCGTGCCAGAACCATTACGTCTCCCAACCATCACACCACTCGTACCAACGCTTGCAAACTCAGATGCAATACCAACTGCGGCAGCCACTGTACCTGTCTCAGTGCAAGTCTCTAATACACAGCCAGGAAATCCTAATACCCTTGCCGCTCAACAATTGAGCCAGCTTAATGGCGATCGAAATCGCGAACCGCAAAATTTAGCAAGCCTGACACCGAGTGCCGCTCAATGCTTAACTGAGGAACAATTACTGGGGCAGCAACCAGGATTGCCTCTCCAGACTGCGCCAAAAGACTACAGCAAAGCGATCGCCTGCTACCAGCAAAATTTAGAGCTGGCGAGACTCTCCCGCGATCCCGCTAGGGAAGGCTACGCGCTCAACAATCTAGGCGCGACTTACTACGCGATCGGAGATTATGAAAAAGCAATTTCTTACCACCAGCAGCGCTTAGCACAAGCTGAATCCAGGGCCGATTTATTGGGAAAGGGACAAGCTTTTATTGGTTTGGGGGCTGCTTACGGCGCGATTGGCAATTATAAAAAAGCAATCGAATACTACCAGCAAAGTTTGGAAGTAGCGCATTCCCTAAAATCCGCTGATTTAGAGGCCAGTGTTCTGAGAAATTTGGGATTACTTTACTATGCCCAAAAAGACTATAAAAAGGCAGTTGAATATCAAGAGCAAAGTTTAGCGATCGCTAAACAGCAGCGCGATCGCCGAGGCGAAGCTCTTGCTTTGAGCAATTTGGGATTAGTACACTATTCCCTAACCGATTATGCCAAAGCAATTGATGATCACAAACAAAGTTTAGCGATCGCCTCAGCACTGGGCGATCGTTTCGTTCAAGGTCGTGTTCTAGAGAATTTAGGAATTGCTTACTATGCTGTCAAAAATTATCGTCAAGCGATTGAGTCTCACCAACAAAGTTTAGCCATTGCCAGAGAACTGAGCGATCGCCACGCTGAAGGCCGCGCACTCACAAATTTAGGTGACGCTTTATACAAAGCAAAGCAACCAGCAGAAGCTATCAAAGTTTTATTTTCAGCCATTGAAATTTGGGAATCTCTGCGGTCAAATTTAGAAAATAACGACCTCAATTTAGTTTCAATTTTTGAAACCCAAGAAACAAGTTATAGTACATTGCAAGAAGTGCTTGCTAATCAAAATCAGCCTAAGAAAGCGCTAGAAATAACAGAGCGGGGACGGGCGCAAGCTTTTGTTAGATTATTGACCAACCGTTTTTCTTCCCAGTCAGGACAGGCTACCCTAAAGTCATCGGAAACTCAAATAAAACCGCTCGACATCCAGGAAATTCAGCAAATTGCTAAAGAACAAAATTCTACTTTAGTTTCTTACTCGATTATCAAAGAAGTTGGAGAAGCTGATGGCCAAAGAAAGCTGCAAGATTCAGAACTTTATATCTGGGTAATGCAGCCGACCGGAAAAATAGAATTTCGTCGCATCAGTTTGAAACGTTTGGTTGAGGAACAAACTTCATTAAAAGCCTTGATTACTCAAGGTCGTTGCTTCATTCCCAGTTGCCTGGAAAACAAGCAGCTATCCCAACCAGCTACAAATCCCACCGGAACCATGCCTATTGGCGAGCAACGATTTTTATACCCGTCATTGCAAGAGCTTTATCAACTACTGATCGAACCAATTGCTGACCTTCTACCTCAAGATCCAGCGTCGCGAATTACCTTTATTCCTCATGAATCTTTGTTCTTAGTTCCCTTTGCGGCGTTGCAAGATAGTTCGGGAAACTACTTGATAGAAAAACATACTATTTTAACAGCACCTTCAATTCAAGTGCTGTCTTTAACCAAGAAACAGCAACAGCTTGCTTCAGGAAAAGGTGCGCTAGTCGTTGGGAATCCTACCATGCCAAGTGTTGCCTTTACGACGAACCAACCTCCTCAACAACTGTCCTCACTCCCACACGCTGAAACCGAGGCGATCGCGATTGCTCAGCTTTTGAATGCTGAACCGCTTACAGGCGACAAAGCGACAAAATTAGCAGTTTTACAGCAAATAGAGCGATCGCGCATCGTGCATTTAGCAACTCACGGCATCCTGGATGACGTGGAGGGATTGGGGGTACCTGGAGTCATCGCACTTGCTCCAAGCAAGGGTGACAGTGGTTTACTCACTGCTAGCGAAATTTTCAATTTGAGGTTGAATGCCGAACTCGTCGTTTTGAGTGCTTGCAATACGGGTCGCGGTCGTATTACAGGTGATGGCATCATTGGTTTATCGCGCTCGTTTATTGCAGCAGGCGTTCCGAGTGTTGTAGTTTCTCTGTGGTCAGTAACCGACCAATCAACAGCCGACTTGATGGCGGAATTTTATCGGCAGATGCAGCTAACGCCTGATATTGCCCAAGCGCTGCGGAAGGCCATGCTGGTGACATTGGTCAAACATCCTAATCCTGTAGATTGGGCCGCTTTTACCCTCATTGGCGAAGCAGAGAAACGTTAA
- a CDS encoding glutamine-hydrolyzing GMP synthase: MTTQIKTESDLTNSSLGQSDRQTIVILDFGSQYSELIARRIRETQVYSEVISYRTTAEQLKAINPKGIILSGGPSSVYDERAPHCDPEIWNLGIPVLGVCYGMQLMVKQLGGTVERAKLAEYGKASLFIDDPTDLLTNVEEGSTMWMSHGDSCSELPSGFEILAHTDNTPSAAVAHHEKNLYGVQFHPEVVHSIGGIALIRNFVYHICECEPTWTTATFVEESIREIRAQVGDKRVLLALSGGVDSSTLAFLLHKAIGDQLTCMFIDQGFMRKYEPERLVKLFKEQFHIDVEYVNARERFLAQLEGITDPEVKRKRIGHEFINVFEEESKRLGPFDYLAQGTLYPDVIESADTNADPKSGERVAVKIKSHHNVGGLPKDLRFKLIEPLRKLFKDEVRKVGRSIGLPEEIVNRQPFPGPGLAIRIIGEVTSERLNILRDADFIVRQEINRHGLYGELWQAFAVLLPIRSVGVMGDQRTYAYPIVLRFIKSEDGMTADWARVPYDLLELISNRIVNEVKGVNRVVYDITSKPPGTIEWE, translated from the coding sequence GTGACTACTCAAATAAAAACTGAATCAGACCTCACAAACTCTTCTCTGGGGCAGAGCGATCGCCAGACGATCGTGATTCTCGACTTCGGTTCGCAATATTCCGAACTGATTGCTCGCCGCATTCGCGAAACTCAAGTATATTCAGAAGTTATTTCTTACCGCACTACTGCAGAACAGTTAAAAGCTATCAATCCTAAAGGAATTATTCTGTCAGGAGGCCCGAGTTCTGTATACGATGAAAGAGCACCCCACTGCGACCCAGAAATTTGGAATTTGGGAATACCGGTGTTGGGAGTGTGTTATGGGATGCAGTTGATGGTAAAGCAGCTCGGAGGAACGGTTGAGCGGGCTAAGTTAGCCGAATACGGCAAGGCATCGCTATTTATTGACGATCCTACGGATTTGCTGACAAATGTCGAAGAAGGCAGCACGATGTGGATGAGCCACGGAGACTCCTGTTCCGAGTTGCCGTCGGGTTTTGAGATCCTCGCTCACACGGACAATACTCCGTCTGCTGCTGTTGCTCACCACGAGAAAAATTTGTACGGGGTTCAGTTTCACCCAGAAGTAGTTCACTCGATCGGGGGAATAGCTTTAATTCGCAATTTTGTTTACCACATTTGCGAGTGCGAACCGACTTGGACGACAGCTACTTTTGTTGAGGAATCGATTCGCGAAATTCGCGCGCAAGTCGGAGACAAACGAGTTTTGCTGGCTCTATCCGGTGGTGTAGATTCTTCTACTTTGGCTTTCTTGCTGCACAAGGCGATCGGTGACCAACTTACCTGTATGTTTATCGACCAAGGGTTTATGCGGAAGTATGAGCCAGAACGGTTGGTAAAATTATTTAAAGAGCAATTCCACATTGACGTTGAATATGTTAATGCTCGCGAACGCTTTTTAGCTCAACTTGAAGGAATAACCGATCCGGAAGTAAAACGCAAGCGGATAGGTCACGAATTTATCAACGTATTTGAAGAAGAATCGAAGCGTCTGGGCCCCTTCGACTACCTCGCCCAAGGCACTCTTTATCCTGATGTGATTGAGTCGGCTGACACTAATGCAGACCCGAAAAGCGGCGAGCGAGTTGCTGTTAAAATTAAAAGCCACCACAACGTCGGCGGTTTGCCGAAAGATTTGCGATTTAAGCTGATCGAACCGCTGCGAAAACTGTTTAAGGATGAAGTGCGAAAAGTCGGTCGGTCGATCGGGCTTCCCGAAGAAATCGTGAACCGGCAACCTTTCCCCGGCCCGGGATTGGCGATTCGGATTATAGGAGAAGTTACCTCCGAGAGACTAAATATTTTGCGGGATGCTGACTTCATTGTTCGCCAAGAAATTAACCGGCACGGATTGTACGGTGAACTTTGGCAAGCTTTTGCAGTTTTGCTGCCGATTCGCAGTGTAGGCGTGATGGGCGATCAGCGCACTTATGCTTACCCGATCGTCTTGCGATTTATTAAGAGTGAAGACGGGATGACGGCTGACTGGGCGCGGGTTCCTTACGATTTGTTGGAACTGATCTCGAACCGGATTGTGAATGAAGTTAAGGGGGTGAACCGGGTGGTTTACGATATTACTTCTAAGCCACCGGGAACGATCGAGTGGGAGTGA